In Archangium lipolyticum, a single window of DNA contains:
- a CDS encoding lanthionine synthetase LanC family protein, which translates to MKPPPTTRWRPLLVGDTAARAWAAIDSIAEQLRALPLGQDASLANGHAGQAVFFAHLDTSRPGQGHAAHAAALLDAATTAVAETPMEPSLYEGFTGVAWALESLRPRGEDPSGDLDAALLELLGQAPWDSAYDLVEGLVGLGVYALERLARPSGAPLVERVVERLGELARPLGPGLTWWTSPEWMRPGLRAHHPDGWFNLGVAHGVPGVVGVLGAACAHGVAVERARPLLEGAVRWLLAQEDTRDEGGFPSWMEPGGGRGPVARTAWCYGDPGVAAVLLAVARALGVPEWEARALAIARRAAARRPERTRVADAGLCHGAAGLGHLLHRVAHTTGDEALAGAARAWFERALELRRPVHEDGPGLLTGVTGTGLALLAAVGEEEPGWDKVLLASLPGPPA; encoded by the coding sequence ATGAAGCCCCCGCCGACGACACGCTGGCGCCCCCTGCTGGTGGGTGACACGGCCGCGCGGGCCTGGGCCGCCATCGACTCCATCGCCGAGCAACTGCGCGCGCTGCCCCTCGGGCAGGATGCGTCCCTGGCCAATGGCCACGCGGGACAAGCCGTCTTCTTCGCCCACCTCGACACGTCGCGCCCGGGACAGGGCCACGCGGCCCACGCGGCGGCGCTGCTCGACGCGGCCACCACCGCCGTCGCGGAGACGCCCATGGAGCCCTCGCTCTACGAGGGCTTCACCGGTGTGGCCTGGGCCCTCGAATCCTTGCGGCCACGAGGCGAGGACCCGAGCGGCGACCTCGACGCCGCGCTGCTGGAGCTGCTCGGCCAGGCTCCCTGGGACAGCGCGTACGACCTGGTGGAGGGACTGGTGGGGCTGGGCGTGTACGCGCTGGAGCGGCTGGCGCGGCCCTCGGGAGCCCCGCTGGTGGAGCGCGTGGTGGAGCGGCTGGGCGAGCTCGCGCGGCCCCTTGGCCCGGGGCTGACGTGGTGGACGTCGCCCGAGTGGATGCGGCCAGGACTGCGCGCCCACCACCCGGACGGCTGGTTCAATCTGGGCGTGGCGCACGGCGTGCCCGGCGTGGTGGGCGTGCTGGGAGCGGCCTGCGCGCACGGCGTCGCGGTGGAGAGAGCCCGGCCCCTGCTGGAGGGCGCGGTGCGCTGGCTGCTCGCGCAGGAGGACACCCGCGACGAGGGCGGCTTCCCTTCCTGGATGGAGCCGGGCGGCGGACGGGGGCCGGTGGCGCGCACGGCGTGGTGCTATGGAGACCCGGGAGTGGCCGCGGTGCTGCTGGCGGTGGCGAGGGCCCTGGGCGTACCGGAGTGGGAGGCGCGCGCGCTGGCCATCGCGAGGCGGGCGGCGGCGCGCCGGCCGGAGAGGACACGGGTGGCGGACGCGGGCCTGTGCCACGGAGCGGCGGGCCTGGGACACCTGCTCCACCGGGTGGCCCACACCACGGGTGACGAGGCCCTGGCCGGAGCGGCGCGGGCGTGGTTCGAGCGCGCGCTGGAGCTGCGACGGCCCGTGCACGAGGACGGCCCGGGGCTCCTGACGGGCGTGACGGGGACGGGGCTCGCCCTGCTCGCGGCGGTGGGCGAAGAGGAGCCCGGGTGGGACAAGGTGCTGCTCGCCTCGCTGCCCGGCCCTCCGGCGTAG
- a CDS encoding GNAT family N-acetyltransferase, giving the protein MHHQHLAGLHLAQLPGLTFFEQNRRCEIGYALASRHRGEGYATEALRAAIRHGFDALNLNRLEADIDPRNIGSARVLEKAGRIRPAAPSRPGSTGGRRGPRSPGHT; this is encoded by the coding sequence GTGCATCACCAGCACCTCGCCGGGCTCCACCTGGCGCAGCTGCCGGGGCTGACTTTCTTCGAGCAGAACCGCCGCTGCGAGATCGGCTACGCGCTCGCCAGCCGCCACAGGGGTGAAGGTTATGCGACCGAAGCGCTGCGCGCGGCGATCCGCCATGGCTTCGACGCCCTGAACCTGAACCGCCTCGAGGCCGACATCGACCCGCGCAACATCGGCTCGGCGCGGGTGCTGGAAAAGGCCGGCCGCATCAGGCCTGCGGCGCCGTCCAGACCAGGTTCCACAGGTGGCCGTCGAGGTCCTCGAAGCCCTGGTCATACATGA
- a CDS encoding HD domain-containing protein encodes MQTKAAPPITHLQGRRTLPLIEAYFELNHLKQLYRQGWLRVGLSREKCESVAEHSFGVALLCLFLADSYFPEADASKVVRIALLHDLGEAYAGDITPHDPVSREEKLQRERQAVERILVKLPRGAEYLALWEEYENGTSFEARLVRQVDRLEMGLQATIYEHQGAGDLSQFFASVHKALETPELKTVLAELEKLRPGAPGQG; translated from the coding sequence ATGCAGACGAAGGCCGCTCCCCCCATCACGCATCTTCAGGGCCGGCGTACCCTCCCGCTCATCGAGGCGTACTTCGAGCTCAACCACCTCAAGCAGCTCTACCGGCAGGGGTGGCTGCGCGTCGGCCTCTCCCGGGAGAAGTGCGAGAGCGTCGCCGAACATTCGTTCGGAGTGGCGCTGCTGTGCCTGTTCCTCGCGGACAGCTACTTCCCCGAGGCGGATGCGTCGAAGGTGGTGCGCATCGCGCTGCTGCACGATCTGGGTGAGGCGTACGCCGGAGACATCACGCCGCACGACCCGGTGAGCCGTGAGGAGAAGCTCCAGCGCGAGCGGCAGGCCGTGGAGCGAATCCTGGTCAAGCTGCCGCGAGGAGCCGAGTACCTCGCGCTCTGGGAGGAGTACGAGAACGGCACGTCCTTCGAGGCCCGGCTGGTGCGGCAGGTGGACCGGTTGGAGATGGGGTTGCAAGCCACCATCTACGAGCACCAGGGCGCGGGGGACCTGTCACAGTTCTTCGCCTCGGTGCACAAGGCGCTGGAGACACCCGAGCTGAAGACAGTGCTCGCGGAGTTGGAGAAGCTGCGGCCCGGCGCGCCGGGACAGGGCTGA
- a CDS encoding CARDB domain-containing protein — MGKLRSALSGGTPDLRVSEVRGPSSAAPGRPFSVTVTVCNGGTETADINTDVFLSEDALIQTSDVQLASRTVNLKPDQCSTLDMNVDMGVSQAGSYHLGAIIDPFGYVPESDETNNTLLGNTLAIDAKPDLVLTAVTGPSRRSPYTPDSPVFFTVCNQGQPSPSTNVDLFLSTDTTISRDDDLFFANVWLDALAAGECRTQSVPTHTPPEGIFYLGGIVDPFDSVQEILENNNVLAGHRMAIGYGPDLVITSVQAPASARPGEPLGFSATICNQGFQPSFFSELAVRLSDDATVTPDDLLLGSVPVGDLDSGMCATVSVTGPATPPSGTWYVGAFADASQFVLELDEANNTSAPRAITFGSDADLTVSLKAPALARPGDFFRYTATVCNQGTSLGEPTTLDILLSSDATFSDEDLILGNAPVPQLAAGECTEISQETPSYAPPSSYFLGARVDGSHDVPELREDNNTSSPSPFVIGQGIDLTITSVRAPASALPGSHFDATVTVCNQGSDFSPGAMLALRLAPLDVATPVELPAGTAFVNGLAPGACENVTASVFPEMPMPLSGAWKLLALADSEHLVPELIESNNSASSNRIGLGYSADFVITSVSGPTRLSPYSNPETFAFVTVCNQGASSEGTHAELYLSQDPSITRDDMMAGNEPVGYLDPGQCRTTSVRIHSPSEGTFFLGARVVPSPQELFTDDNVATGNLVAIGNKADLVVTSVQAPTSMRPGEQVSTTATVCNLGFAPSYFSQAAVYLSQDTTVDPMQDFLIGLAPVGDLDMGQCASATVTGSAYVPAGTYFLIAAADDSNQVPELYEDNNRSAPRALSIGSGSDLTVSLQAPAVARPGEPLTLTATVCNQGNEPSTHAPLDFLFSQDATLSIQDPHLTGAPVEPLAPGACSTHSQQVHVPPENGFLGAIIDGPGYVNELREDNNTSAASALVTGFGPDLTITSVQAPHSALPGSHFDATITVCNQGSDFSPGAMLALRLAPLDVATPVELPAGTAFVNSLAPGACENVTASVFPEMPMPLSGAWKLLALVDSEHLVPELIESNNSASSNRIGLGYSADFVITSVSGPTRLSPYSSPDTVAFVTVCNQGASSAGADAELFFSQDASITHDDMPAGNEPVGYLDPGQCRTTSVRIHAPSEGTFFLGAHVRPAPQEIFVDDNSVIGHRVTIGSRADLVVTSVQAPASIQPNAPLDASATVCNQGTTPSYGSDLHVLLSQDANVSQHEDFRAGVVHVGMLEASQCTTVSLTDSVPIPSGTWYLAALADASGYEPELDEDNNLSASRILVVGLGADLTVSVSTPTSARPGMGFDVLATVCNQGTAPSQHSHVDVLLSSDDALTHSDFFLGGAPVEPLAPGACTSLSVTASASQPEGTWFLGAIVDGPGTQPELREDNNASTTSVLGLGQGPDLVVTSVQAPTASHPDTTFPATLEVCNKGTEPSPTTQVELKLAAQGLGSPVELPAGIAPVGPLAPGACESVATNVSSAVPVGTWKLLARVDAQHFVPELVESNNSASSQRIGIGYAPDFVITSIDAPALMSPSEGATVHVTVCNQGSDFGAGAPDVGVMLSQDASISRNDMHLMSVPVNDLAPGECRTVDAAISSMPEGTFHVGAILTVWMPELFRDNNTAVGPRVAIGDRAELAVTSVQAPTSVQEGGAFTSAVNVCNQGFDISNPTNVEVRLAGQGPESLLVGNAMVPELEPGHCQTVSVESYANVPLGAYTLEAVVDPHNQVWELLEDNNRKTGHTITVTN, encoded by the coding sequence ATGGGGAAGCTACGAAGCGCGTTGAGCGGCGGCACGCCGGACCTGCGGGTATCCGAGGTCCGCGGACCGAGCAGCGCCGCGCCCGGCAGGCCTTTCTCCGTCACCGTCACCGTGTGCAACGGAGGCACCGAGACGGCCGACATCAACACCGACGTGTTCCTCTCCGAGGACGCGCTCATCCAGACCTCCGACGTGCAGCTCGCGTCCCGTACGGTGAACCTCAAGCCCGATCAGTGCTCCACGCTCGACATGAACGTGGACATGGGCGTGAGCCAGGCGGGGAGCTACCACCTCGGTGCCATCATCGACCCCTTCGGCTACGTGCCCGAGTCCGACGAGACCAACAACACGCTCCTGGGGAACACCCTCGCCATCGACGCGAAGCCGGACCTCGTCCTCACCGCGGTCACCGGGCCCTCCCGGCGCTCTCCCTACACTCCCGACTCCCCCGTCTTCTTCACCGTCTGCAACCAGGGTCAGCCCAGCCCCAGCACGAACGTGGACCTCTTCCTGTCCACGGATACGACCATCAGCCGGGACGATGACCTCTTCTTCGCCAACGTCTGGTTGGACGCGCTCGCCGCGGGCGAGTGCAGGACGCAGAGCGTGCCCACCCACACGCCCCCCGAGGGCATCTTCTACCTGGGTGGCATCGTCGATCCCTTCGACTCCGTGCAGGAGATCCTCGAGAACAACAACGTCCTCGCCGGCCACCGCATGGCCATCGGCTACGGGCCCGATCTCGTCATCACCTCGGTGCAGGCGCCCGCCAGCGCGCGGCCCGGTGAGCCCCTCGGCTTCAGTGCCACCATCTGCAACCAGGGCTTCCAGCCCAGCTTCTTCTCCGAGCTCGCGGTGCGTCTGTCCGACGACGCCACCGTCACCCCGGATGACCTCCTGCTCGGCTCCGTCCCCGTGGGCGACCTCGACTCCGGCATGTGCGCCACCGTCTCCGTGACGGGCCCGGCCACGCCACCCTCCGGCACCTGGTACGTGGGCGCCTTCGCCGATGCCTCCCAGTTCGTCCTGGAGCTGGACGAGGCCAACAACACCTCCGCCCCTCGCGCCATCACCTTCGGCTCCGACGCGGATCTGACCGTGTCCCTGAAGGCCCCCGCCCTCGCGCGCCCCGGTGATTTCTTCCGCTACACCGCCACCGTCTGCAACCAGGGCACCTCGCTCGGCGAGCCGACCACCCTCGACATCCTCCTCTCCTCGGATGCCACCTTCTCCGACGAGGACCTGATCCTCGGCAACGCCCCGGTGCCGCAGCTCGCCGCGGGGGAATGCACGGAGATCTCCCAGGAGACTCCCTCGTACGCCCCGCCGTCCAGCTACTTCCTCGGCGCCCGCGTCGATGGCTCCCACGACGTGCCCGAGCTGCGCGAGGACAACAACACCTCCTCCCCCTCGCCCTTCGTCATTGGCCAGGGCATCGATCTCACCATCACCTCGGTGCGCGCTCCCGCCAGTGCCCTGCCCGGCAGCCACTTCGACGCCACCGTCACCGTGTGCAACCAGGGCTCCGACTTCAGCCCCGGTGCCATGCTCGCCCTGAGGCTGGCGCCTCTCGATGTGGCCACTCCCGTGGAGCTCCCCGCCGGCACCGCCTTCGTGAACGGCCTGGCTCCGGGGGCCTGCGAAAACGTCACCGCGAGCGTCTTCCCTGAGATGCCCATGCCCCTGAGCGGTGCCTGGAAGCTGCTGGCCCTCGCCGACTCGGAGCACCTCGTCCCCGAGCTCATCGAGTCCAACAACTCCGCCTCCAGCAACCGCATCGGCCTCGGCTACTCCGCTGACTTCGTCATCACCTCCGTCAGCGGCCCTACCCGCCTGTCGCCCTACAGCAATCCAGAGACCTTCGCCTTCGTCACCGTGTGCAACCAGGGTGCGAGCAGCGAGGGGACTCACGCCGAGCTGTACCTCTCGCAGGACCCCTCCATCACCCGCGATGACATGATGGCGGGCAACGAGCCCGTGGGTTACCTCGACCCAGGCCAGTGCCGCACCACCAGCGTGCGCATCCACTCGCCTTCCGAGGGCACCTTCTTCCTGGGCGCTCGCGTCGTCCCCTCTCCCCAGGAGCTGTTCACGGATGACAACGTCGCCACGGGCAACCTCGTGGCCATCGGCAACAAGGCCGATCTCGTCGTCACCTCGGTACAGGCGCCCACCAGCATGCGCCCCGGCGAGCAGGTCAGCACCACCGCCACCGTCTGCAACCTGGGCTTCGCTCCCAGCTACTTCTCCCAGGCCGCGGTGTACCTCTCCCAGGACACCACGGTGGACCCCATGCAGGACTTCCTCATTGGCCTGGCGCCCGTGGGTGACCTCGACATGGGCCAGTGCGCCTCCGCCACCGTGACGGGCAGCGCCTACGTCCCGGCCGGCACCTACTTCCTCATCGCCGCCGCGGACGACTCCAACCAGGTGCCCGAGCTGTACGAGGACAACAACCGCTCCGCTCCGCGCGCCCTGTCCATCGGCTCCGGCTCCGACCTGACCGTGTCCCTGCAGGCGCCCGCCGTCGCTCGGCCCGGCGAGCCCCTCACCCTCACCGCCACCGTCTGCAACCAGGGCAACGAGCCCAGCACCCACGCGCCTCTCGACTTCCTCTTCTCCCAGGATGCCACGCTCTCCATCCAGGACCCCCACCTCACCGGGGCTCCCGTGGAGCCGCTCGCTCCCGGTGCCTGCTCGACTCACTCCCAGCAGGTCCACGTCCCGCCCGAGAACGGGTTCCTCGGCGCCATCATCGACGGGCCCGGCTACGTCAACGAGCTGCGCGAGGACAACAACACCTCCGCGGCCTCCGCTCTCGTCACCGGCTTCGGTCCCGACCTCACCATCACCTCGGTGCAGGCGCCCCACAGCGCCCTGCCCGGCAGCCACTTCGACGCCACCATCACCGTGTGCAACCAGGGCTCCGACTTCAGCCCTGGTGCCATGCTCGCCCTGAGGCTGGCGCCTCTCGATGTGGCCACTCCCGTGGAGCTCCCCGCCGGCACCGCCTTCGTGAACAGCCTGGCCCCGGGTGCCTGCGAAAACGTCACCGCGAGTGTCTTCCCTGAGATGCCCATGCCCCTGAGTGGTGCCTGGAAGCTGCTGGCCCTCGTGGACTCGGAGCACCTCGTCCCCGAGCTCATCGAGTCCAACAACTCCGCTTCCAGCAACCGCATCGGCCTCGGCTACTCCGCTGACTTCGTCATCACCTCCGTCAGTGGCCCCACCCGCCTGTCGCCCTACAGCTCTCCGGACACCGTTGCCTTCGTCACCGTCTGCAACCAGGGTGCGAGCAGCGCGGGCGCCGACGCCGAGCTGTTCTTCTCACAGGATGCCTCCATCACCCACGATGACATGCCGGCGGGCAACGAGCCCGTGGGCTACCTCGACCCTGGCCAGTGCCGCACCACCAGCGTGCGCATCCACGCGCCGTCCGAGGGCACCTTCTTCCTGGGCGCCCACGTCCGTCCCGCTCCCCAGGAGATCTTCGTGGATGACAACTCCGTCATCGGCCACCGCGTGACCATCGGCTCCAGGGCCGACCTCGTCGTCACCTCGGTGCAGGCTCCCGCCAGCATCCAGCCCAACGCACCGCTCGACGCCTCGGCCACCGTGTGCAACCAGGGCACCACGCCCAGCTACGGCTCCGACCTCCATGTGCTCCTGTCCCAGGATGCCAACGTGAGCCAGCACGAGGACTTCCGCGCCGGCGTCGTCCACGTCGGAATGCTCGAGGCGAGCCAGTGCACCACGGTCAGCCTGACCGACTCGGTCCCGATTCCCTCGGGCACCTGGTACCTGGCCGCGCTCGCCGATGCCTCCGGCTACGAGCCGGAGCTGGACGAGGACAACAACCTCTCCGCCTCGCGCATCCTGGTCGTGGGCCTGGGTGCGGACCTGACCGTGTCCGTCAGCACGCCCACCAGCGCCCGGCCCGGCATGGGCTTCGACGTCCTCGCCACCGTGTGCAACCAGGGCACCGCCCCCTCCCAGCACTCACACGTTGACGTCTTGCTGTCCTCGGATGACGCCCTCACCCACTCGGACTTCTTCCTCGGTGGGGCTCCGGTGGAGCCGCTCGCCCCGGGGGCGTGCACCTCGCTCTCCGTGACGGCCTCGGCCTCGCAGCCCGAGGGCACCTGGTTCCTCGGCGCCATCGTCGATGGACCCGGCACCCAGCCCGAGCTGCGCGAGGACAACAACGCCTCCACGACCTCCGTCCTCGGCCTCGGCCAGGGACCCGACCTCGTCGTCACCTCGGTGCAGGCGCCCACCGCGAGCCACCCGGACACCACCTTCCCGGCCACGCTCGAGGTGTGCAACAAGGGCACGGAGCCCAGCCCCACCACCCAGGTGGAGCTGAAGCTGGCCGCGCAGGGCCTGGGCTCTCCAGTGGAGCTGCCCGCGGGCATCGCCCCCGTGGGGCCCCTGGCCCCGGGTGCGTGTGAGAGCGTCGCCACGAACGTCTCGTCCGCCGTGCCCGTGGGGACCTGGAAGCTCCTCGCGCGCGTGGACGCCCAACACTTCGTCCCCGAGCTCGTCGAGTCCAACAACTCGGCGTCCAGCCAGCGCATCGGCATCGGATACGCGCCCGACTTCGTCATCACCTCCATCGACGCCCCCGCGCTCATGTCGCCGTCGGAAGGCGCCACCGTCCACGTCACGGTCTGCAACCAGGGCTCCGACTTCGGCGCGGGTGCTCCCGACGTCGGGGTGATGCTCTCGCAGGATGCCTCCATCAGCCGCAACGACATGCACCTCATGAGCGTTCCCGTGAATGACCTGGCGCCCGGCGAGTGCCGGACGGTGGACGCGGCCATCAGCTCGATGCCCGAGGGCACCTTCCACGTGGGCGCCATCCTCACCGTCTGGATGCCCGAACTCTTCCGGGACAACAACACCGCCGTCGGTCCCCGCGTGGCCATCGGTGACAGGGCGGAGCTCGCCGTCACCTCGGTGCAGGCGCCCACCAGTGTCCAGGAGGGCGGCGCGTTCACGAGCGCCGTCAATGTCTGCAACCAGGGCTTCGACATCAGCAACCCCACGAACGTGGAGGTGCGGCTGGCGGGCCAGGGTCCCGAGAGCCTGCTCGTGGGCAACGCGATGGTGCCCGAGCTCGAGCCGGGCCACTGCCAGACGGTCTCCGTGGAGTCCTACGCCAACGTCCCCCTGGGGGCGTACACCCTGGAGGCCGTGGTCGACCCGCACAACCAGGTGTGGGAGCTGCTGGAAGACAACAACCGGAAGACGGGTCACACCATCACGGTGACGAACTAG
- a CDS encoding lantibiotic dehydratase, with amino-acid sequence MGERPGVRPAGFFVLRTPLLPHDALREWSAEAGGSGAPAGDDAALEAALAADRRRTRERLREVVTRPEVREALFLASPSLEESLGVWWEEPESERGQKVERTLVRYLSRMAGRATPFGLFAGCALGELGARTRLVLGPLAGARRHTRLDMDYLFSLTETLAARPEWRGGLRFRPNSSLYRVAGRLRYAEARREGGTRGYHLVAVEPTPYLEATLARAARGARLEELAAALCEADAEVPREEARAFVEALADAQLLVSELSPPVTGPEPIHEVLSQLRQLPGGGPLVERLEEARATLESLDGQGLGVHPRRYREVAERLEAMPARPALPRLFQVDLMRPASEAVLGEAVVKEVVRGVELLRRLVPARGGGEALRRFRDAFLARYEGREVPLVEALDEESGLGFGGVAEEAEPLLRGLAFPGRAEEKRWSERHAHLLRRWEETLWTGRGELALTEEDERALAVESPLPLPDAFEVLAAVAAPSEEALAEGHFRLHLASVGGPPGARLLGRFCHADARLEEAVREHLRAEEALRPEACFAEVVHLPEGRVGNVLLRPVLRGHEIPYLGRSGAPEERQVPVTDLRVSVMGSRVVLRSERLGCEVLPRLTTAHHHGGRNLGLYRFLCSLQGQGVAGSLGWEWGPLEDAAFLPRVTAGRLVLSLARWRVEPAEVERLAGLRGAARHREVRSWRERRGIPRHVGLSEGDNVLPLDLEGELWVDTFLQLAKGQETVTLVEPFPGGHELCVSGPEGRYVHELVLPFTRARPETPRAREPQDSRPTEPARVRRRFAPGSEWLYAKLYGGSATADRVLREAVGPLVREAMGAGAADGWFFIRYDDPEPHLRVRLHGDAGRLTGEVLPAMEARMEPLMEEGLLWRVQLDTYEREVERYGGDEGVRLAERLFHADSEAVLSILEGLNGDEGAETRWLLALEGVARLLEDLGLEEQTRHGVLSRAREELGREMRVEADFTHQLGARYRQERARIEAVLRGSGTEDGPLSAGLAALGKRSRVLEPITAELRGRAMEGRLGVPLEELAWSFLHMHANRLLRSSARRQELVLYDFLLRHHESQKARRRI; translated from the coding sequence ATGGGAGAACGACCAGGCGTGCGGCCCGCGGGATTCTTCGTGCTGCGCACGCCGCTGCTGCCTCATGACGCGCTGAGGGAGTGGAGCGCGGAAGCCGGAGGCTCCGGAGCGCCCGCGGGGGATGACGCGGCGCTGGAGGCGGCACTCGCGGCGGATCGGCGGCGCACGCGCGAGCGGCTGCGCGAGGTGGTGACGCGGCCCGAGGTGCGCGAGGCCCTCTTCCTGGCCTCGCCCTCGCTGGAGGAGAGCCTCGGCGTCTGGTGGGAGGAGCCCGAGAGCGAGCGCGGACAGAAGGTGGAGCGGACGCTGGTACGCTACCTGTCTCGCATGGCGGGGAGGGCCACGCCCTTCGGGCTCTTCGCGGGCTGCGCGCTGGGCGAGCTGGGCGCCCGGACACGCCTGGTGCTGGGGCCGCTGGCGGGAGCGCGGCGGCACACCCGGCTGGACATGGACTACCTCTTCTCCCTCACGGAGACGCTGGCCGCGCGGCCGGAGTGGCGCGGGGGGCTGCGCTTCCGGCCCAACTCCAGCCTGTACCGGGTGGCGGGGAGGCTGCGGTACGCGGAGGCGCGGCGGGAGGGCGGCACGCGCGGCTACCACCTGGTGGCGGTGGAGCCAACGCCCTACCTGGAGGCCACGCTGGCTCGCGCCGCGCGGGGCGCGCGCCTGGAGGAGCTGGCGGCGGCGCTGTGTGAAGCGGACGCCGAGGTGCCACGCGAGGAGGCGCGGGCCTTCGTGGAGGCGCTGGCGGACGCGCAGCTCCTGGTGTCGGAGCTGTCGCCGCCCGTCACCGGGCCGGAGCCCATCCACGAGGTGCTGTCGCAGCTGCGCCAGCTTCCCGGAGGCGGGCCGCTGGTGGAGCGGCTGGAGGAGGCACGCGCGACGCTGGAGTCCCTGGACGGACAGGGCCTGGGCGTGCACCCGAGGCGCTACCGCGAGGTGGCGGAGCGGCTGGAGGCGATGCCGGCCCGGCCCGCGCTGCCGCGTCTCTTCCAGGTGGACCTGATGAGGCCGGCGTCGGAGGCGGTGCTGGGCGAGGCGGTGGTGAAGGAGGTGGTGCGCGGGGTGGAGCTGCTGCGGCGGCTGGTGCCGGCCCGAGGCGGCGGAGAGGCCCTGCGTCGCTTCCGGGACGCCTTCCTGGCGCGCTACGAGGGCCGGGAAGTGCCGCTGGTGGAGGCACTGGACGAGGAGTCGGGCCTTGGCTTCGGGGGCGTGGCGGAGGAAGCCGAGCCGCTGTTGCGTGGACTCGCTTTCCCCGGGCGGGCGGAGGAGAAGCGCTGGAGCGAGCGGCACGCGCACCTGCTGCGGCGCTGGGAGGAGACGCTCTGGACGGGAAGGGGCGAGCTGGCGCTGACGGAGGAGGACGAGCGGGCGCTCGCGGTGGAGTCACCGTTGCCCCTGCCGGATGCCTTCGAGGTGCTGGCCGCGGTGGCGGCGCCCTCGGAGGAGGCGCTCGCCGAGGGCCACTTCCGCCTGCACCTCGCGAGCGTGGGAGGCCCTCCGGGTGCGCGGCTGCTGGGGCGCTTCTGCCACGCGGACGCACGCTTGGAGGAAGCGGTGCGCGAGCACCTGCGGGCGGAGGAAGCCCTGCGCCCGGAAGCGTGCTTCGCGGAGGTGGTGCACCTGCCGGAGGGACGGGTGGGCAACGTGCTACTGCGCCCGGTGCTGCGCGGCCACGAGATTCCGTACCTGGGACGCTCGGGGGCTCCGGAGGAGCGGCAGGTACCGGTGACGGATCTGCGGGTGTCGGTGATGGGAAGCCGGGTGGTGCTGCGCTCGGAGCGGCTGGGGTGCGAGGTGTTGCCAAGGCTGACGACGGCACACCACCACGGAGGAAGGAACCTGGGGCTGTACCGCTTCCTGTGCTCGCTGCAGGGGCAGGGCGTGGCGGGGAGCCTGGGCTGGGAGTGGGGCCCCTTGGAAGACGCGGCCTTCCTGCCCCGGGTGACGGCGGGCCGGCTGGTGTTGTCGCTGGCACGTTGGCGGGTGGAGCCTGCGGAGGTGGAGCGGCTGGCCGGGCTGCGCGGAGCGGCGCGGCACCGCGAGGTGCGAAGCTGGCGCGAGCGGCGAGGGATTCCGCGGCACGTGGGGCTGTCGGAGGGAGACAACGTGCTCCCGCTGGACCTGGAGGGGGAGCTCTGGGTGGACACCTTCCTACAGCTCGCGAAGGGGCAGGAGACGGTGACGCTGGTGGAGCCCTTCCCTGGTGGACACGAGCTGTGCGTGAGCGGTCCCGAGGGCCGGTACGTGCACGAGCTGGTGCTGCCCTTTACGCGGGCGCGCCCGGAGACGCCGCGAGCACGAGAGCCCCAGGACTCCCGTCCCACGGAGCCGGCCCGGGTGCGTCGGCGCTTCGCGCCTGGCTCCGAGTGGCTGTACGCGAAGCTGTACGGAGGGAGCGCCACGGCGGACCGGGTGTTGCGCGAGGCGGTGGGACCGCTCGTGCGGGAGGCGATGGGCGCGGGGGCGGCTGACGGGTGGTTCTTCATCCGTTACGACGATCCGGAGCCGCACCTGCGGGTGCGACTGCACGGAGACGCGGGGCGGCTGACGGGAGAGGTGCTGCCAGCGATGGAAGCGCGGATGGAACCGTTGATGGAAGAGGGGCTGCTGTGGCGGGTGCAGCTCGACACGTACGAGCGGGAGGTGGAGCGCTACGGCGGAGATGAAGGTGTACGGCTGGCCGAGCGGCTCTTCCACGCGGACAGCGAGGCGGTGTTGTCCATCCTGGAGGGACTGAACGGGGACGAGGGAGCCGAGACCCGCTGGCTGCTGGCGCTCGAGGGTGTGGCGCGGCTGCTGGAGGACCTGGGCCTGGAGGAGCAGACGAGGCACGGCGTTCTGTCGCGAGCCCGTGAGGAATTGGGACGCGAGATGAGGGTGGAGGCGGACTTCACGCACCAGCTTGGAGCGAGGTACCGCCAGGAGCGGGCGCGCATCGAAGCGGTGCTGCGAGGAAGCGGGACGGAGGACGGACCGTTGTCGGCGGGGCTGGCGGCATTGGGGAAGCGCTCACGGGTGCTCGAGCCCATCACGGCGGAGCTGCGAGGGCGCGCCATGGAAGGCCGTCTGGGAGTGCCGCTGGAGGAGCTGGCCTGGAGCTTCCTGCACATGCACGCGAACCGGCTGCTGCGCTCCTCGGCCCGGAGACAGGAGTTGGTGCTCTATGACTTCCTGCTGCGCCACCACGAATCCCAGAAGGCCCGGCGGCGAATCTGA
- a CDS encoding VOC family protein produces the protein MNKQIIFNLPVKDLDKSKAFFSALGFSFNPQFSNESAAFMVIADGSIHAMLTTEAFFKTLIDKPVVQAKEANEVVICLSCESREEVDSLIAKAVAAGGRTPHPPEDHGFMYDQGFEDLDGHLWNLVWTAPQA, from the coding sequence ATGAACAAGCAGATCATCTTCAACCTGCCGGTCAAGGACCTGGACAAATCCAAGGCCTTCTTTTCCGCTCTCGGCTTCAGCTTCAATCCACAATTCAGCAACGAGAGCGCGGCGTTCATGGTCATCGCGGATGGCAGCATTCATGCCATGCTGACGACCGAAGCGTTCTTCAAGACCCTCATCGACAAGCCCGTCGTGCAGGCGAAGGAGGCCAACGAGGTCGTCATCTGCCTGAGCTGCGAGAGCCGGGAAGAAGTGGACAGTCTGATCGCCAAGGCCGTCGCCGCTGGCGGCCGTACTCCGCATCCGCCCGAGGACCACGGCTTCATGTATGACCAGGGCTTCGAGGACCTCGACGGCCACCTGTGGAACCTGGTCTGGACGGCGCCGCAGGCCTGA